The following nucleotide sequence is from Hevea brasiliensis isolate MT/VB/25A 57/8 chromosome 7, ASM3005281v1, whole genome shotgun sequence.
ttagaattgcaaagatttgatactgacttgaacttttaaggtcgggaccattattagaccggataaaaaccttaacttcattttgagGAATATCTAGGGAATTCAAGCGAGAAACCCGATCACAACATTGGTCGAATGAAATTCTGTGATATTTGTACACAGAGAGATCGAAGAATTATAGTAGGCAGgattggatggtccggagacccaatgttgactcgaactcatctgataaagaccaagagatcggaaaacaatctaACTTGAGCGTGATATCGATTTGTTCCAGGGACGAGCAATCGGTAAGTCCGGAAAAGCTATCTGTGATTGGGGATATCGGTTGAGAGcggataataaagtttcaattttaaaaggtACTTACCTtcgaaggtcggccaaaatatggtgtctacaatatGTATATAAAAAAAGTTTAACAAAAGTTGAATTATAAAagtctaaaaaatattaaaacaaataaaaactacccaaatcgaactcaatttaattaatataaaaattgaacatgtgattttctaatttaatttattgatttcGATTTAAATACTATTAAAATGTACTTTTTTTCATTTGGCTTGATAAAATGCATTGAATCTATCCAAACCGATCCATGTGCACCCCTAAATGAAATTAAGCCTTTTAGATCCCTTCATTACGGACCTACACATTTTGTCGTGCATCTTCCTTTTCTTGTTGTCAATAATATGGCAAATATCATATTCATACATTTGAGACACCATGACTTTAATGACCTTAAATTTATCTATATTTTAATGCATGTCACAATCAAAAGTTAGGTCGTTATATGAATAAAAGTTTAACGGGTCCGGCTATGAATAATATATCAAGAtatactaaaatttaaaataataattattaaaactaGTCATACATTTTAAATTTTCCTCCCCTAAATAATCCCAAATGATAATTGATGAGTGAGGTCATTGTTTGAACAAAACTTAGATAATCAATGAGGTCACCCGCATGGGAAatgactgtgatttcaaaacttagatAATTATTTTATCAAATGCTTGCTTGTAAATTTTGTGTACGCCATTGTGAATTAGGATTAACTAGTTTCAAAATTAGATTGATTACTAATTAATGGgataattttcttttcatatataaatctgttaataattttattaattttatagatgaaatttaatataatttatataaaattaattaaatatcaaAAGAAATATGGTAGATATCCATCCAAAATTGGTAACAATTTTCTGGCTATTTATACCAAGTAGCTAAGCAGAAAATTTCGAGCTAGCCTATAGCAACTTGCATAATCTCCTTCCATTGCAATGACAAGAAACAGTATGGGCGAGAGGTACTTGATTGCTTATTCTCTTGATCCGTTTGCTTAATTAATTATGGTTTGTGTATATTATTTACAGCTAACTATTTTAGTTTCACGAGTGAATTCAGGGCAACGACTACTCAACCACTGAATGATGAAGACTGGATGGAGAAAAAACtagaagaacttgaaaaatttaAAGAGGTTCAATTAAGCGCACTGGATGATCTTGTTAGCGTGAACTCCCTTTTCACAATAGCCATCTTTTTGGGCTTGTCCTTCGCATCTCCCACCCAACAGAGCCTTGATAATCGACCCCAATGTGCACCAGACGTCAAGATGGAAAAGAGGCTCGTCGTGTATGAAGTTGTATCGTTCGCTTGCTTCCTCCTTTCGAGTCTGGTGGCCAAATCACTCAAGGTTTTTATCAGTTTCCATAGGAACAAAAATGATCTGGACATTTCTAATACTCATCAATATCAAGTAATAAAGCCAAGTAGAGGTTTCATGATCCTGTTATCGGTGTTGGCATCGACAGTTGGGGTGGTGTTTTTGACGCTTTCAATGGTTGACGTTGTTCAGATAAAGATAGGGAAGATGTCGTGTGGGATTCATGAGACTCAAGCTGCTGTAATATCACTGTCTACCATTGTGACTCTGGCTCTCTTCATTTATTTGCCTTCTACTGTGATAACCATTTCCCGTTGTATGTATAAGTCTTCGCGCACTGGACATCGTTAAAGGACTCTCTCATACTAAGAAATTCTAGCAGTAGCCGGGGTGTCTTTATATTGAACAAGAAATAAGAATGTTGTGTTCTGGTGGCATTTCTTAACTCTTCACTGCCAATGAAAGTGCTGTTctgtataaaataataataataataataataataataataataataataataataataataataatacaactcaactcaactcactaagcctttatcccaaaaatttggggtcggctgtacggattcgctttctctactctaaacgattttgggttaaatcttcagaaatatgtaatgcttctaggtcattttgtactactctcctccaagtcaatttaggtctacccatttttttctttctatcctctaacctaatgtgctctacttgtctaactggagcctccatatgtctacgcttcacatgactaaaccacctcaatctcccttctctcaacttatcttcaattggcaccactcctaccttttctctaatactctcattacggactttatctagtctagtatggctactcatccaccttaacattctcatctttacaactcttatcttagacgcatacgactctttcagcgcccaacactcactaccatataacatagccggtcgtatggctatacggtaaaatttttctttcaacttattgagaatcttacgatcacataaaactcccatggcacgtctctactttaaccatccggctgtaatcctatgactaacatccttctcacatcccccatctacttgaaggactaagcctagatatttaaagtgattactttgggacagtaccactccattcaaactaactcattccctatcaccagtttgaccttctctaaacttgcaatgcatgtattctgtcttcgttctacttaacttaaaaccctttgactctagagtacttctccaaagctctagttttctattgactccttctcgtgtcttatCTATCAGAagaatatcatccgcaaacatcatgcaccaaggaatactctcttgtatatatttcgtcaattcatctaaaactaatgtaaaaaggtaagggtttATGGCTAATCCttgatgtaatccaattgagatcggaaaatttcttgtgtcccctcccactgtgcgcacaatagtagttgctccttcatacatatctttcaacacttgtatgtacctaatagataccctcttttgttctaacacattccataagacatctcttggaatactatcataagccttctccaaatcaataaaaaccatgtgtagatctttcttcacatctctatatttctccatcaagcttctaatgagaaagatcgcttccatagttgaacgaccgggcatgaaaccaaattgattgagagagatagaagtattatgatgtagtcgatgcttcacaactctctcccacaacttcatagtatggctcatgagtttaatccccctatagtttgagcaactttggatgtctcccttatttttaaaaataggtactaaaatattccttctccattcatcaggcattttctttgagtttagaatcttattaaataatttagttaaccatgccactcccatatctcccaaacacttccacacttcaattggtatttcatcgggtccacaggctttacccactttcattctcttaagtgcttcctttacttctaaagatctaatccttctagtataattcacattcttttctattattctatAGTCTAtactcacgctattaccattttgactattattaaagagatcattaaaataatttctccatctttctttaatgtcctcatctttcaccaacatttttccttctttatccttaatgcacctaacttgattgagatcttgacatttcctttctctcctccttgctaatctataaatatctttctccccttctttagttccaaatttctcatataacttttcaaaagcccgtgctcttgcttgattaactgccttttttgcctctttctttgctatcttgtactgttcatatgccttattattatcacatttaggtaatttcttataccattccctttttctctttactgccttttgtacttcctcattacaCCACCatttctcttttgagggtggtccatgtcctttagactctccaagtacttttctagctacttctctaatctttgatgccatttgtatccacatatcattggcctccatatccagctttcgTACTTCGGACTcgaaaagctcatttttgaacttcacttgctttactcctttgaactcccaccactttgttcgagctacactatttcttctgaccttacttgaattgttgctaaacttgacatccaaaaccaccaattgatgttgaattgttaaagcctctcctgaaatgaccttgcaatccttgcatagagctctatttgtcttcctggttaagaggaagtcgatttggcttctatgttgcccacttttgaaagtcactaaatgtgactgtctttttataaagtaggtatttgctagtattaggtcgtatgccatagcaaaatccaggatgctttttccctcctcatttcgactgccaaaatcaaaacctccataaacattctcataaccttgtctatcacttcctacatatccattcaaatctccaccaatgaaaacattctcttcattcggtatgctttgcattaaatcatccatatctttccaaaacctttgtttactctcactgtctagtcctatttgtggggcataagcactaactatatttattgtttctccttttagtactagctttactagtataattctatctcatactcttttcacagctattactgcgtttttcaatgtcctgtctatgattatgcccactctgttcttgtttctctccttcccAGAAACCACGCTTTGTActcgaattacccacttccttacttttctctcctacccatttagtctcctgaatgcaagcaatattcactcttctcctttccaaggtatccacaagctccattaattttcctataagtgatccaacattccaagtaccaaccctgatcctcctcctatcctgctccttcctaattggtctccttttatgatatcttctattgttttctatgtctatcttgtgttctgttccactatctgttctactatctgtcctatggactaacttctttacccacacccgtccatgatgtgggaacccttgctcacttaacatcaCACCTAGgcaccggcatggcgcgtcgtaagtagaggaagcctcaacatttatatcatttgaatccatatcataaggtgtgacaaaatttttacactggttgttacctaccgcaaccctccttctTTAtctgggcttgggaccggctaaacgcaaactacttaggcggagtttaataataataataataataataataataataataataaaagtgcTATGAGTTTGAGTTTTGTTCCCCCCTCTAGAAAGCAGACTTATTGTGTTCATAATTTTTAACTCCTTGTTCATAGATGCCAATCAAACACAAGCTGGTGATAGAAATGGAAGTTGGGTTCTCAATATCGGATATGAGATTTATACACGTATTTaatcaataattaatatattatttaaaattatgataatttctatttaaatataataaattttatttaaaaatcatataatttattttttattaaatgcttatataaattaatatactaAAATGGAAACATGATCAATAAGAATTTTCTATAATATGCCTttcaaaaaaaaagaattttttatgATATGATTTGCCTTAGAAAAAAgtgaaaaaataatattaattaacaaaaacaaTAATGCAACATAGGTGATACGTGGGGTATTGGATGAATGACACGGGCAAAGATCAGTACTATAGGTGGACTATTACTAGCCATTTATTAGTAAGGATTAATACACTTATAAGCTAGCGGTATTTCTTAGTAAgaaaaattatacaataaaattaaTATGTATATAACAATTATAATGAAATCATTGTATGTATGTTAATTCCACCAAACAAAAATTCCTACAAATGCTCCTCTTAATAGACGTTTTCTTGATCTTCCGGATGCTGTATAGCTTATGGAGATAAAGAATCCTTAAAGCATATGTCCTTTTCATGCCCAAGAGCCGTGCAAGTGTGGTGGAATTCCCCTCAGATTGCGATCATCCAATCTTAGTAGCAATTCTATGATTGACTGCTAGCAGCAAATTTGCTCAGGCATTGGTTCTTGTCCTCAGAAAGATGAGCTTATTCAGTTGATTGTCTATCTTCTGTGGCAAATTTGAACAAAAGAGAAATAGAGGAGTGTTTAATGGAGACCCACTCCCTTTTCCAACAAGTTGTGAATGAAGGTCAAGTTCACTTAGAAGATGGGGGATTCTCTTGTGGTCATAAGTAGCATCAATGGTACTTCAATCCCTCAAACCATCAATGGTATTGTGAATGACATTCTGCTCTTAGCTAGGGACCTTCAATCAATCTCCTTTCATTTATTAGGAGA
It contains:
- the LOC110666212 gene encoding uncharacterized protein LOC110666212 isoform X2 codes for the protein MTRNSMGERATTTQPLNDEDWMEKKLEELEKFKEVQLSALDDLVSVNSLFTIAIFLGLSFASPTQQSLDNRPQCAPDVKMEKRLVVYEVVSFACFLLSSLVAKSLKVFISFHRNKNDLDISNTHQYQVIKPSRGFMILLSVLASTVGVVFLTLSMVDVVQIKIGKMSCGIHETQAAVISLSTIVTLALFIYLPSTVITISRCMYKSSRTGHR
- the LOC110666212 gene encoding uncharacterized protein LOC110666212 isoform X1, coding for MTRNSMGESFTSEFRATTTQPLNDEDWMEKKLEELEKFKEVQLSALDDLVSVNSLFTIAIFLGLSFASPTQQSLDNRPQCAPDVKMEKRLVVYEVVSFACFLLSSLVAKSLKVFISFHRNKNDLDISNTHQYQVIKPSRGFMILLSVLASTVGVVFLTLSMVDVVQIKIGKMSCGIHETQAAVISLSTIVTLALFIYLPSTVITISRCMYKSSRTGHR